A single Phalacrocorax aristotelis chromosome 18, bGulAri2.1, whole genome shotgun sequence DNA region contains:
- the LYRM9 gene encoding LYR motif-containing protein 9 has translation MAPLPNAELVQNSLQLYRYLLRCCKQLPEENIRQHYRHAVRQSFKVHADEDDPERIRQIIKRAIEDADWVMNKYKKQK, from the exons ATGGCCCCACTACCAAATGCTGAATTAGTTCAGAACTCTCTGCAGTTATATCGTTATCTGCTTCGATGCTGTAAGCAACTTCCTGAAGAGAATATTCGTCAGCACTACAGACATGCGGTCAGGCAG AGTTTCAAAGTCCATGCTGATGAAGATGATCCTGAGCGAATTCGGCAGATTATTAAGAGAGCCATTGAAGATGCTGACTGGGTCATGAATAAA tatAAAAAACAGAAGTAG